In Bacillus sp. KH172YL63, one genomic interval encodes:
- a CDS encoding alpha/beta fold hydrolase yields MSEKVVAEIYHQVQVHHNKLEVLLKGNTGPYVVILTGMGCSFDEWHEVTEVLGVTNRVLMYHRPGLGESELGVRKRNTEATVQELYELLAYYEINEPVYLVGHSYGGLSAQHFARLFPDKVAGMVLVDSTSTDLARLDELDLPMLDEESDEKWIEKCLRYAAMDQEQLRKIIKPSLTDQQKKFPKTLQNRLIDFQVNPLLYKAMASEIQCWKQDAKVIQGLGEFPDVPLIVMGRDKEWSIQSQLQSGIPEWELRCFEEMWEDLITKQAELSTCSELIFTERAGHSVYLDRADCVIEWIYKVMRQKVNLQ; encoded by the coding sequence ATGTCTGAAAAGGTGGTGGCAGAAATCTATCATCAAGTTCAAGTACACCACAATAAATTAGAGGTGCTTCTTAAAGGGAATACCGGACCATACGTTGTCATTCTAACCGGTATGGGGTGCTCATTTGATGAATGGCATGAAGTGACTGAGGTGTTAGGCGTGACAAACCGGGTTCTCATGTATCACCGGCCCGGACTTGGCGAAAGTGAGCTTGGAGTTCGGAAGAGGAATACAGAAGCGACTGTTCAAGAGCTGTATGAACTGCTTGCCTATTATGAAATAAATGAACCTGTGTATCTGGTAGGTCATTCTTATGGTGGGTTAAGTGCGCAACACTTTGCCAGACTATTCCCGGATAAGGTAGCAGGCATGGTCCTTGTTGATTCCACGTCTACGGATCTGGCCCGTTTAGACGAATTGGATCTGCCGATGTTAGATGAAGAATCTGACGAGAAATGGATAGAGAAATGTTTACGATACGCTGCAATGGACCAGGAGCAATTAAGAAAAATCATAAAGCCTTCTTTAACTGATCAACAAAAGAAGTTTCCAAAGACTCTGCAAAATAGACTGATTGATTTTCAAGTAAATCCCCTTCTTTACAAAGCGATGGCATCAGAAATTCAGTGCTGGAAACAAGATGCGAAAGTGATACAAGGACTTGGGGAGTTCCCTGATGTTCCGTTAATCGTCATGGGACGTGATAAAGAGTGGAGCATTCAGTCCCAATTGCAGTCAGGGATTCCGGAATGGGAGTTAAGGTGTTTTGAAGAAATGTGGGAAGATTTAATAACGAAACAGGCGGAACTTTCTACTTGTAGTGAATTGATCTTTACTGAGCGCGCGGGACACTCTGTTTATCTAGACCGTGCTGACTGTGTTATTGAGTGGATCTACAAGGTAATGCGACAGAAAGTAAACCTGCAATAA
- a CDS encoding HD domain-containing protein translates to MKTNLQNILKIIKLAEKLKSELRHSWLSDGRQESVAEHTWRVSLMAVLVEPYLTDRVDITKLLKMIIIHDLVEAEARDIPAFYTMDNEERKKEKQANELKAIDRIRDTLSGAIGEDIHALWIEFERKESYEAKVANALDKLEVQIQHNEADIDTWLDVEYGMSFMMGKHTDFDPVLSELKRLIEEEAEMKMRSAGIQVDEIKHA, encoded by the coding sequence ATGAAAACCAATCTGCAAAACATCCTGAAAATCATCAAGCTCGCGGAAAAGCTGAAAAGCGAATTGAGACACAGCTGGCTGTCAGATGGGAGGCAGGAAAGTGTCGCCGAGCATACGTGGCGGGTATCATTGATGGCTGTGCTGGTCGAACCGTATTTAACAGACAGAGTCGATATAACGAAACTATTGAAAATGATCATCATTCACGACCTGGTCGAAGCAGAGGCTAGAGATATTCCTGCCTTTTATACAATGGATAATGAGGAGAGGAAAAAAGAAAAACAGGCCAATGAATTAAAAGCGATCGACCGGATCAGGGACACGCTGTCAGGGGCTATCGGGGAAGATATCCATGCTTTGTGGATAGAGTTCGAACGGAAAGAATCCTATGAAGCGAAGGTTGCCAATGCCCTGGATAAACTTGAAGTCCAAATCCAGCATAACGAGGCAGACATTGATACGTGGCTTGATGTTGAATACGGGATGAGCTTTATGATGGGGAAACACACCGATTTTGACCCGGTTCTTTCCGAATTGAAAAGGCTGATCGAAGAAGAAGCGGAAATGAAGATGCGAAGTGCAGGTATTCAGGTTGATGAAATCAAGCATGCATGA
- a CDS encoding SDR family oxidoreductase, with protein sequence MKLTGNTILITGGASGIGYAFAERFIQKGNRVIICGRNEQKLEAAREKHPGIVTKVCDITEETERIELFDWVTTHHPEVNVLVNNAGIQQRYHVLNTDVKEDWRYYNKEITANIEAPMHFAFLFAPFFKNKPYAAIVNVTSGLAYTPMAIAPIYSATKAALHSFSTSIRLQLSDTGIEVIEVAPPAVNTDLGGVGLHTFGAPVDEFADSIFQDLEAGKTEIGYGRSAHAMKMSRDEIDQAVEEIYENTKKSIE encoded by the coding sequence ATGAAATTGACCGGAAACACGATTTTAATTACCGGGGGAGCCTCCGGTATCGGCTACGCTTTCGCAGAACGTTTCATACAGAAGGGAAACCGGGTCATCATTTGTGGTAGAAATGAACAAAAACTTGAGGCAGCCAGGGAAAAACATCCGGGCATCGTTACAAAAGTATGCGATATAACCGAGGAAACAGAACGGATTGAGTTGTTTGACTGGGTCACTACTCATCATCCTGAAGTGAATGTACTTGTGAACAATGCAGGGATCCAACAGCGGTACCATGTTCTCAACACCGACGTTAAAGAGGATTGGCGCTACTACAACAAGGAAATCACCGCCAACATCGAGGCACCGATGCATTTCGCTTTCTTGTTTGCTCCCTTTTTCAAAAACAAACCTTATGCCGCAATCGTTAATGTAACGTCTGGTCTTGCCTACACACCGATGGCGATTGCCCCGATCTATTCAGCGACCAAAGCAGCACTTCACTCTTTCTCAACAAGCATCAGGCTGCAACTGTCGGATACAGGAATAGAAGTGATCGAAGTAGCCCCGCCGGCTGTGAATACAGATCTTGGTGGAGTCGGCCTTCATACATTCGGTGCACCGGTTGATGAATTTGCTGACAGCATCTTTCAAGATCTGGAGGCAGGTAAAACAGAAATCGGATATGGCAGGTCTGCACATGCGATGAAAATGTCGAGGGATGAAATCGACCAGGCTGTCGAAGAAATATATGAGAACACCAAGAAGAGCATTGAGTAA
- a CDS encoding DNA-binding protein, with protein sequence MKEYVMSIAVFSLAIAIVIGSWLIADGMKQEETAAKEEVKTEIVLQEKKLLTPGELKEYLGITDEELAIIMPRDGGDGTTSSQIPNIRIGNSYYFPRAAVDSWLLEMEMVGFYR encoded by the coding sequence ATGAAAGAGTATGTGATGAGTATAGCCGTATTTTCGCTGGCCATTGCAATTGTCATAGGAAGCTGGCTGATTGCAGATGGAATGAAACAAGAAGAAACAGCGGCAAAAGAAGAAGTGAAGACCGAGATCGTGCTGCAAGAGAAAAAATTATTAACGCCGGGGGAGCTGAAGGAGTATCTCGGCATTACAGATGAAGAGTTGGCAATCATCATGCCGAGAGATGGTGGAGACGGGACAACAAGCAGTCAAATCCCGAATATCAGAATCGGAAACAGTTATTATTTTCCCCGGGCTGCAGTTGATAGCTGGCTGCTTGAGATGGAGATGGTCGGGTTTTATAGATAA
- a CDS encoding DUF2087 domain-containing protein: protein MNNYFNQDLSIEVLEKGYTEDERGFACIFCVEKAAKGRIYQVEGQLYEAWYYMELHIKEAHGDVFDVLLSGGKDHTGLTEQQSKMLKLIYQGKDDGEIQKELNIGSLSTVRNHRFVLRKKERQAKVMGALMSLLNKQMGVPQDIGADEIEKPIEPSDEISRLFSEEDGRLKTYQIKEYEKEKVLSEIMGLFHYGKKYSENEVNQILSEVYEDYALLRRELVDRGLLSRHDDGSQYEVVHPKEGEGMKVDSKKEMKLKAKEEKPESGVYQLVNKENGKRFVGSSPNLKSLNGLRFELNLGSHQNKELQQDWKQYGEDAFEFDILERIKEKDLQTNNKKKLLEDLKEKWLTKLQPYQEKGYNRPKKD, encoded by the coding sequence ATGAACAATTATTTTAATCAGGACCTTTCCATTGAAGTATTGGAGAAGGGGTATACGGAAGACGAAAGAGGTTTCGCTTGTATATTTTGTGTAGAGAAAGCGGCCAAAGGCAGGATTTATCAGGTGGAGGGACAATTGTATGAAGCGTGGTACTATATGGAGCTTCATATTAAGGAAGCGCACGGGGATGTATTTGATGTGCTCCTTTCAGGAGGAAAGGACCATACAGGCCTGACGGAACAGCAGTCCAAGATGCTGAAGCTGATCTATCAAGGGAAAGATGATGGGGAAATCCAGAAAGAGTTGAACATCGGGAGTCTGTCGACAGTCCGGAATCATCGTTTTGTGCTTCGGAAAAAGGAGCGACAGGCGAAAGTGATGGGCGCATTGATGTCGCTGTTGAATAAACAGATGGGCGTGCCGCAGGATATTGGCGCCGACGAGATCGAAAAGCCGATTGAACCGTCAGATGAGATCTCACGTTTATTCTCAGAAGAAGACGGCCGCCTGAAAACCTATCAGATCAAGGAGTACGAGAAGGAGAAAGTTTTATCCGAGATCATGGGCCTGTTCCATTACGGGAAGAAATACTCTGAGAACGAAGTCAATCAGATATTAAGTGAGGTTTACGAAGATTATGCACTGTTGAGGCGGGAGCTTGTAGACAGAGGACTCCTGTCCCGTCATGATGACGGCAGCCAATATGAAGTGGTGCATCCAAAAGAGGGAGAGGGAATGAAAGTGGACAGTAAAAAGGAAATGAAGCTGAAAGCAAAAGAAGAAAAGCCGGAGAGCGGTGTATATCAGCTGGTCAATAAAGAAAATGGAAAACGGTTTGTCGGGAGTTCCCCAAACCTTAAATCCTTGAACGGCCTGAGATTCGAGCTGAACCTCGGGAGTCATCAGAATAAAGAGCTTCAGCAGGACTGGAAACAATACGGGGAAGACGCATTCGAATTCGACATCCTCGAACGCATCAAAGAAAAAGACCTCCAAACCAATAACAAAAAGAAACTGCTCGAAGACCTCAAAGAAAAATGGCTCACCAAACTCCAGCCATACCAGGAAAAAGGCTACAACCGTCCTAAGAAAGATTAA
- the xylE gene encoding D-xylose transporter XylE → MSSIIMTKQKGSLYILSITLVATLGGLLFGYDTAVISGAEKSVEAYLIQGLGLSSFLHGATISSALIGCIIGGILSGYFSSAFGRKRSLIIASILFLLSALGSAYPEIFFFTKGEPTMGLLFAFNFYRIIGGIGVGLASAIVPMYIGEIAPAAIRGRLVSYNQFAIIFGMLVVYFVNWGIANGQSLAWINDVGWRYMFASEAIPALLFCVFLFFVPETPRYLSLKNKDDHALQILTKINGAAVAKSILSDIKQSVNVSTEKLSTFAYGKTVIIIGILLSLFQQFVGINVALYYAPRIFESMGAAKDASMLQTIVMGLINVIFTVIAIMTVDKWGRKPLLIIGSIGMAIGMFGVSGLAFANIIGISTLLFIIVYTASFMMSWGPICWVLISEIFPNRIRGQAVAIAVAVQWAANYLVSSTYPMMMEYSGGLTYGIYGVMSILSAIFVWKMVPETKGKSLEQMEDLWKAPVPKKSKAV, encoded by the coding sequence CTGTCTTCAATCATTATGACGAAACAAAAAGGTTCGCTGTACATTTTGTCCATTACATTGGTTGCCACTCTTGGAGGCTTGCTCTTTGGTTATGATACGGCTGTCATTTCCGGTGCAGAAAAATCAGTTGAAGCCTATCTTATCCAAGGCTTGGGCTTGAGTTCTTTTTTACACGGCGCGACGATTTCCTCTGCGCTTATCGGATGTATCATCGGCGGGATTCTTTCCGGTTACTTCTCTTCTGCTTTCGGACGCAAAAGATCCCTTATCATCGCTTCGATTTTGTTTCTTCTATCGGCCCTCGGATCTGCTTATCCTGAAATCTTCTTTTTCACGAAGGGTGAACCGACGATGGGCTTGCTGTTTGCTTTTAACTTCTACCGGATTATAGGGGGAATCGGGGTAGGATTGGCTTCTGCCATCGTTCCTATGTATATCGGAGAAATCGCACCTGCCGCCATTCGGGGGCGGCTCGTTTCGTATAACCAATTCGCCATCATTTTCGGTATGCTCGTCGTCTACTTCGTTAACTGGGGCATCGCAAACGGGCAATCACTCGCTTGGATCAATGATGTCGGCTGGAGATACATGTTTGCCTCTGAAGCCATCCCTGCCCTTTTATTCTGTGTATTCCTATTTTTCGTCCCGGAGACACCACGATATCTATCTTTGAAAAATAAAGATGATCACGCACTTCAGATCTTAACGAAAATCAACGGAGCTGCAGTCGCTAAATCAATCCTGAGTGATATTAAACAATCGGTGAATGTTTCAACTGAAAAGCTGTCAACATTTGCATACGGTAAGACCGTGATCATCATTGGGATCCTGCTCTCCCTCTTCCAACAATTCGTCGGGATCAATGTCGCCCTTTATTACGCGCCACGGATTTTTGAAAGCATGGGGGCTGCCAAGGATGCTTCGATGCTGCAAACGATAGTCATGGGTTTGATCAACGTCATCTTCACCGTGATCGCCATCATGACCGTCGACAAATGGGGGCGGAAACCATTATTGATCATTGGATCGATCGGGATGGCCATCGGGATGTTCGGTGTATCCGGACTTGCCTTTGCTAACATTATCGGTATCAGTACCCTGCTGTTCATCATTGTATATACCGCTTCTTTCATGATGTCCTGGGGACCGATTTGCTGGGTGTTGATTTCTGAAATCTTCCCGAACCGGATTCGCGGGCAGGCAGTGGCTATCGCCGTCGCTGTTCAATGGGCTGCGAACTACCTTGTTTCCTCCACTTATCCTATGATGATGGAGTACAGCGGTGGATTGACATACGGCATCTACGGAGTAATGAGTATCCTTTCAGCAATATTCGTCTGGAAGATGGTGCCTGAAACGAAAGGGAAATCGCTCGAACAAATGGAAGATCTGTGGAAAGCGCCAGTCCCGAAGAAATCAAAAGCGGTATAA
- a CDS encoding ATP-binding protein — translation MLRLFIMTVGKTHSGKTTFAKKLEKQLMNSVVIDQDNHAAFINTHYKHILPSEGPNTLKYAISQAVVDYAIQETSHHMILCNSNLSKSGRAARLKQFRENGFHTILVHCDTPEEVLKERVANSERSKSIFRSETSFEEVLRRQQSHSYFKDTGDPVEGEADRLFVIQSEGEVEGVIREIVGILV, via the coding sequence ATGTTAAGACTTTTCATCATGACCGTAGGAAAAACCCACAGCGGCAAAACAACATTCGCAAAGAAGTTGGAAAAACAATTGATGAATTCGGTTGTGATTGATCAGGACAATCATGCTGCATTCATCAACACCCATTATAAGCATATCCTTCCATCAGAAGGCCCGAATACTTTGAAATATGCCATCAGTCAAGCAGTGGTGGACTATGCGATTCAGGAAACCTCCCATCATATGATTCTGTGTAATTCAAACCTTAGCAAAAGTGGAAGGGCAGCCCGTTTGAAACAATTCCGAGAAAACGGTTTTCACACCATACTTGTCCATTGCGACACCCCGGAAGAGGTCCTTAAAGAACGGGTGGCAAACAGTGAGCGGAGCAAGTCCATCTTCAGGAGTGAGACGTCCTTCGAAGAAGTATTGAGAAGGCAACAGTCTCATTCCTATTTTAAGGACACTGGGGATCCGGTTGAAGGAGAAGCAGATCGATTGTTTGTCATTCAGAGTGAGGGTGAAGTGGAAGGGGTTATCCGGGAGATTGTGGGGATTTTGGTGTGA
- a CDS encoding AAA family ATPase has product MKFVLLFGPQAVGKMTVGRELERITGLKLFHNHMTIDLLEPFFGFGPEMWKLSGLFRQEVFNTFAAGDQKGMIFTFVWAFNEESDWKAVGKMCDTFRSKGADIYFVELEAGVEERLKRNRTPYRLQEKPTKRNIEQSEQHLLSTMDTLRLNSVEGEIKEKHYLRINNENLEPSQVAEMIKQTFNF; this is encoded by the coding sequence ATGAAATTTGTATTACTCTTCGGTCCTCAGGCTGTCGGGAAGATGACGGTCGGACGTGAGCTTGAGAGAATCACTGGATTGAAGCTGTTTCACAACCATATGACCATTGATTTACTGGAGCCCTTCTTCGGATTCGGGCCTGAAATGTGGAAATTATCAGGATTGTTTCGGCAGGAAGTATTCAACACTTTCGCAGCCGGTGACCAGAAAGGGATGATCTTCACGTTTGTATGGGCATTTAATGAAGAAAGTGACTGGAAAGCGGTCGGGAAAATGTGCGATACATTCAGGTCGAAAGGCGCGGACATCTATTTTGTCGAGCTGGAAGCGGGAGTTGAAGAAAGGCTGAAACGAAACCGGACGCCTTACCGTCTCCAGGAAAAACCGACGAAGAGAAATATTGAGCAGTCGGAACAGCATCTCTTAAGCACGATGGATACACTCCGTTTGAACTCTGTAGAAGGGGAAATCAAAGAGAAGCACTATTTGCGGATCAACAATGAGAACCTTGAGCCCTCGCAAGTGGCAGAAATGATTAAGCAGACATTCAACTTTTAG
- a CDS encoding helix-turn-helix domain-containing protein, whose translation MENIQGIISENLTTIRKKRKMSLDELASVTGVSKSLLRQIEKDESNPTISTLWKIANGLKIPFTSLMKYELPDTELVRKNDISPLTEQDGAYRLFPSFTYEDRKPFEMYEVEVDPDARLEAAPHSPGTIECVTVFSGTLRLTVQGKEHMLETGDSIKFKADYAHTYLNPGSELTRLSMVIYYPEE comes from the coding sequence TTGGAAAATATTCAAGGCATCATTTCAGAAAACCTGACAACGATCCGAAAGAAACGAAAGATGAGTTTAGATGAGCTGGCGTCAGTGACAGGTGTAAGTAAAAGCCTGCTCCGGCAAATTGAAAAAGATGAATCCAACCCAACGATCTCTACGCTGTGGAAAATTGCCAACGGATTAAAGATTCCCTTTACGTCACTGATGAAATACGAACTTCCCGATACAGAACTCGTAAGGAAAAATGACATATCCCCCCTTACTGAGCAGGATGGAGCATACCGGCTGTTTCCTTCTTTTACATACGAAGATCGAAAGCCTTTTGAAATGTATGAGGTGGAAGTGGATCCGGATGCAAGACTAGAAGCAGCCCCACACAGCCCTGGGACGATTGAGTGTGTGACTGTCTTCAGCGGAACACTTAGATTAACCGTTCAAGGGAAGGAACATATGTTAGAAACGGGCGATTCGATTAAGTTCAAGGCGGATTATGCTCATACATATTTAAATCCGGGCAGCGAATTGACCCGTTTGAGCATGGTGATTTATTATCCTGAAGAGTAA
- a CDS encoding MFS transporter: protein MKRLHYSWIILVICFFSIIVAGIVRSSSGVFIEPFENEFGWDRSVISLAFAVGLFLYGISGPFMAALIEVLGLKKIMLLSMGTLFFGTLFTFVMNEPWQLIIIWGIVIGLGSSLFLTVLSPYVANRWFVKRRGLAVGILTASTATGQLILLPILAIIIDHYSWRGAISLISSLSIVMLVIIILFMKSSPSDIGIQPYGSEENDKENEESTKKNPIIIAFNGLTTAIKVKEFWLLAGSFFICGLSTSGLIGTHFVSYCLSYGIPLVTAASLLSFMGIFDLVGTTLSGWLSDRFDSRWLLFWYYALRGGSLILLPLALSEGSVTLLMIFSIFYGLDWIATVPPTINISRQIFGVSKSGIIYGWIFAAHQAGAAVAAFGAGVIFNRLSSYTWAFLMAGIFCALASLFVIIIKKRPIQEGRTSNSS, encoded by the coding sequence GTGAAGCGTCTTCATTACAGTTGGATTATTTTAGTCATTTGTTTCTTCTCGATTATCGTTGCCGGAATTGTCCGCTCTTCCTCAGGTGTCTTTATCGAGCCTTTCGAGAACGAATTTGGATGGGACCGGTCTGTCATTTCCCTCGCCTTTGCTGTGGGTCTTTTTTTATACGGAATTTCAGGTCCCTTTATGGCAGCACTAATAGAAGTGCTCGGTTTAAAGAAAATCATGCTCCTGTCGATGGGGACCTTGTTTTTTGGAACACTCTTTACTTTCGTCATGAATGAGCCTTGGCAGCTCATTATTATTTGGGGAATCGTCATTGGCCTCGGGTCCTCACTTTTCCTGACAGTTCTTAGCCCCTATGTCGCCAATCGCTGGTTCGTGAAACGAAGGGGCCTTGCAGTAGGAATCTTAACTGCGAGCACCGCAACCGGACAGTTAATACTTCTACCCATACTGGCCATCATCATTGACCATTATTCCTGGAGGGGAGCCATCAGCCTCATTTCCAGCCTAAGTATCGTCATGCTCGTCATCATCATCCTTTTTATGAAAAGCTCTCCAAGTGATATCGGCATTCAACCATACGGTAGTGAAGAGAACGATAAAGAAAACGAAGAAAGTACAAAAAAGAATCCGATCATCATCGCATTCAATGGATTGACGACAGCTATTAAGGTGAAAGAATTTTGGCTGCTGGCGGGAAGTTTTTTCATTTGCGGCCTTTCCACCAGTGGACTTATCGGAACTCATTTTGTCTCTTATTGTTTAAGTTACGGAATTCCTTTAGTGACGGCTGCTTCATTGCTTTCCTTTATGGGGATTTTCGACCTTGTCGGTACTACTTTATCCGGTTGGCTGTCTGATCGCTTTGACAGCCGGTGGCTCCTGTTTTGGTATTATGCCTTAAGGGGAGGCTCCCTTATTCTATTGCCCCTTGCCTTATCTGAAGGTTCGGTGACTTTGCTGATGATTTTCTCCATTTTCTATGGACTCGATTGGATTGCCACCGTTCCACCTACGATTAACATCTCGAGGCAGATCTTTGGCGTTTCCAAAAGCGGTATCATCTATGGCTGGATCTTCGCCGCCCATCAAGCAGGCGCTGCCGTTGCCGCCTTTGGTGCCGGAGTCATATTCAACAGACTCAGCTCATACACCTGGGCCTTCCTCATGGCCGGCATATTCTGTGCACTCGCAAGCCTCTTTGTCATCATCATCAAGAAACGTCCAATACAAGAGGGACGGACCTCAAATTCCAGCTAA
- a CDS encoding metallophosphoesterase, giving the protein MDKKIELPLPEDARVIVVSDIHGELELFKNLLEKVDVGEEDYLIINGDLCEKGENSKGVVEFVMELEASHPHVYVIEGNCDTLVEDLLEENPKLMGYLHARKHTLIAEWLEEVGFVMDHATTVQEIKEILTRHYMDEINWLMELPTLIDTEDYVFVHAGIENREDWKETDRLAAITMPSFLDRSHQADKYVIVGHWPVVNYATHIPSNNPIVDHEKKIIAIDGGNVIKHTGQLNAFIIHRAATGDTFSYTYVDKFPEYEVENDFEPDRQMNGALTYPYYELKRIQEYEHFTLCEQPDTHTRLLVKNEYIQQREDGQFQGKTGVSCGQITVERGDIVSVLDSSCTGYDLVKKDGVEGWIEKGNLLRLNPYMKNTETMNV; this is encoded by the coding sequence TTGGACAAGAAAATAGAGTTGCCCCTTCCTGAGGATGCAAGGGTAATCGTGGTTTCGGACATTCACGGGGAACTGGAGCTTTTCAAAAACCTGCTCGAAAAAGTGGATGTAGGGGAAGAAGACTACCTGATCATTAACGGGGATCTTTGTGAAAAAGGTGAAAACAGCAAAGGCGTTGTCGAATTTGTCATGGAGCTTGAAGCAAGCCACCCCCATGTGTATGTGATTGAGGGCAACTGTGACACGTTGGTGGAAGACCTGCTTGAGGAGAATCCTAAGTTGATGGGTTATTTACATGCAAGGAAGCATACTCTTATTGCTGAGTGGCTTGAAGAAGTCGGCTTTGTCATGGATCATGCTACCACCGTCCAGGAAATCAAGGAGATCCTGACGAGGCATTATATGGATGAAATCAATTGGCTCATGGAGCTGCCTACTTTGATTGATACGGAAGACTATGTGTTTGTCCATGCAGGGATTGAAAATCGAGAAGATTGGAAGGAAACGGACCGGCTCGCTGCCATCACCATGCCTTCATTCCTCGATCGATCCCACCAGGCTGACAAATATGTCATAGTCGGGCACTGGCCGGTCGTGAATTACGCTACCCATATTCCTTCAAACAATCCCATTGTTGACCATGAGAAGAAAATCATTGCCATCGACGGAGGGAATGTCATTAAACACACAGGTCAGTTGAATGCATTCATCATTCATAGAGCCGCGACGGGGGATACGTTTTCTTATACGTATGTAGACAAATTCCCGGAATACGAAGTGGAAAATGATTTCGAACCCGATCGGCAAATGAACGGTGCACTTACCTATCCTTATTATGAGCTCAAGCGGATCCAGGAATATGAGCACTTTACACTGTGCGAGCAGCCGGATACCCATACGCGGCTTCTTGTGAAAAATGAGTATATCCAACAAAGAGAAGATGGACAATTTCAAGGGAAGACTGGTGTTTCTTGTGGTCAGATCACTGTTGAAAGAGGGGACATCGTTTCTGTTTTAGACAGCAGCTGCACAGGCTATGATCTGGTCAAAAAAGATGGGGTGGAGGGATGGATAGAAAAAGGCAACCTCCTTCGATTAAACCCGTATATGAAAAACACAGAAACAATGAATGTCTGA
- a CDS encoding kinase, producing the protein MKRVNTDFDLVHFISSHQLHSRFILGIDGLSRSGKTTLVNELKTALTKEALPFRIFHIDDHIVERARRYGTGHEEWYEYYQLQWDTEWLRGNFFDGLKDRDELHLPYYNSESDTQQFKRITLPKKCVVIVEGVFLQRKEWKEYFDTIIYLDCPREKRYARESESTQQNLWKFENRYWKAEDHYVKTCDPIGRADFVIHY; encoded by the coding sequence GTGAAAAGAGTGAACACCGACTTTGACCTGGTCCACTTCATCTCTTCCCATCAACTGCATTCAAGGTTCATCCTAGGAATAGACGGCTTAAGCCGTTCAGGGAAGACTACACTTGTAAATGAGTTGAAAACGGCCTTAACCAAGGAAGCATTGCCGTTTCGCATCTTTCATATTGACGATCACATTGTGGAGCGTGCCCGCAGGTATGGTACCGGCCATGAGGAATGGTATGAGTATTATCAATTACAGTGGGATACGGAGTGGCTGCGAGGAAATTTCTTTGATGGATTGAAGGATCGTGATGAACTCCATCTGCCTTATTATAATAGCGAAAGTGATACTCAACAGTTTAAACGCATCACTCTTCCGAAAAAGTGCGTCGTCATCGTGGAAGGCGTGTTCCTGCAACGCAAAGAATGGAAAGAATATTTTGATACGATCATCTACCTTGACTGTCCGAGGGAAAAGCGTTACGCACGTGAATCCGAATCCACTCAACAGAACCTGTGGAAATTCGAGAACAGGTATTGGAAGGCGGAAGACCATTATGTGAAAACGTGCGACCCGATTGGCCGTGCTGATTTTGTCATACATTATTAA